A region of the Enoplosus armatus isolate fEnoArm2 chromosome 8, fEnoArm2.hap1, whole genome shotgun sequence genome:
aaaggTTCATACTTGATTAAATGTCCTAGAAAGCTAtaaacgtatgtgtgtgtgatgtttaatTATTACAgtgactttattattattattattattattattgttattatcattaattatttgctttcttttaaaGATGACTGGCAAGAATAAAAACCACAGTTTTCTGAACCGACAGCAATTATTATACCTTTTTCTTCATTGACTGCAGGTGTGAGACAAGATAATTGACTTGGAATATCTTGCAGCAAGGGTATCAAATTTGGAGGGACATCATTATCTGAATAGGTCCCAAGCTAAACACAAGATAttaatgataaaacaaaaatataatccTCACAAGGGAAGACTGAGAGAAAATAGCTAGATAGCATCAAAGCAGCATCATGTTATTATCCAGTTAAGGTGTACATAAACATATTTGAATTCTCAAGTAACCATTCTGTTAAACACAAATTTTGAgtgttattttgaaaatcctGACTCAAATAAGGCaaagttgatttttttaaacagctttAATAAACTGAAACTGCTTCAAGACTAATAGATCTGCACTGAGCCACAAACTGTTCGTGTTCGCTCTGCTTTACAGTTGTATGTCACTTGTCAAAGATTAATGGAAAAAACACTGGTCTCCCTTTTCATGGCTCATTACATTTATGcaattcattttaatgggaGGGAAACTCtacagtcacacaaacaaatctgacatgcaaacatgctTCACTCAACCAACACTCCCCGGAAAGATGCAAAAGTGgtcctctcatccctccctccatcaatCCACACTTTCAAAAACAGGCCCTGATCCGTTTTGCAAACCACACTGAGCTTTCACAGCTGCCGTGTGTGAGGTGGAGGTAAAGTATGGgcatgtctgctgctgtgtttctttccttAGGCTGGCTGATGCTGCAATTAGCTGATGGGGAACTGGACTACATCTCTCAGGGGCACGGGATGCGACTGCAGGGCAACTTCTCCATCGCTGGACTCTTTCCTCTCCATTACACAGACAGATCAAGTGCTCGTTTTCCTGCTTTGGGTCCATGCGATAAGTGAGTTTTACTGGACAGTAAACTTCCAACTCCACTGGTCAAATGTATCTAGctggtgttttttattgttactgttTTACTTGATATGTCTGAATTCATTTTGCCTTTTACATGTTACCTTTTACTAGAGGTAAACCCAACCAACACGGATTTCACCTGATGCAAGCCATGAGATTTGCTGTGGAggaaatcaacaacaacaccgGACCGCAGCCTCTTTTACCAGGAGTGAAGCTGGGCTACCAGTTGTATGACATCTGCTCGGTACCAGCCAGCATCCTGGCCACACTGGACCTGCTGGAGCAGCAGTATCAGAGCCCCTCTACATCTGGGACAGATGACCCAAACTACAACAACAGTCAAATGGCAGTGGCTGTGATTGggccagacagcagcagcaaatctTTCACCCCTGCTGCTTTACTGGGGGCCTATCTTGTACCACAGGTAAGTTATTACCTAGAAAGTTTAATCACAGCCCTTGAATCATCACATATATATGAAAGGACATACGTACAGAATCATTCCTCACATGCTCTTGCTTCATCTTAGATTTCTTATGAAGCATCAAACGAAATGCTGAGCAACAAGTTCCTCTATCCCGCCTTTCTCCGCACAATTCCCAGTGACAAGAACCAGGTGGCAGCTATGATCCAGCTTCTGGTTCATTTCAACTGGACCTGGATCGCTCTCTTAGGTAGTGACAACGCCTATGGCCTGGAGGGAATGCAGAGCCTGTCCCAGCAGGCGCCGCGCCACGGCATCTGCATCGCCTACCAAGGAATCATCCCCTCATACAGAGCTGACACAGTCCAGACCATGAGGAACATGGTGGAAAGCATACTGACGACCAAGGTCAACACCGTTGTGGTCTTCTCCAGCAAGTCAAAACTCAGAGGCTTCTTCCCGTTTGTCGTTGAGCGTAACGTGACAGGTAAGGTGTGGATTGGGACGGAGGATTGGTCAGTGTCTTCACTTATATCAGGGATAACTGGGATCCACACCATTGGCACTGTGCTTGGCGTATCCATCAAATATGCAGCCATATCTGGTTTTGAGGAGTTTGAGAGAAAGGTAGTTGAGGCTTCAAATCAACACAGTGACGATATTGGTCCCATGAGCCTTGGCAATGACTGCCTACAGAGCACAGACCTGTACAGCCTCGCCAGGCAGAGTTTTCCTCTGGAGAAATATGacatcacctcctccttcaaTGTGTATAAGGCGGTGTATGCTGTGGCTCATGCTCTGCACCAAGCACTTGGCTGTGATTCTGGAGCGTGCCAAAGGAGGAGGGTGTATCCATGGGAGGTGAGCAGATTTAAACGTGTTTTTGCAAAGAAGAAAACCTCTCAGAACCAGTCAGGCACtgatgtttcttttcctctctgactcagCTTCTCTCGTGGCTTAAGCTGGTGCGATTCTCTCTGGGCAACACCTCAGTGTACTTTGATAGGAATGGTGACCCGCCCACAGGGTATGACATTGTTTCCTGGGTTTGGAGGGGTACAAACTGGTCTCTCAGAGAGGTGGGCTCCTTCAGCCCAGATCCCATCATGCTCACAGTTGATGCTGATCAAATCGAGTGGCACGACACAGGAGATTCGAGACCAGTAAGACATAATGGTGTATCTCTGAGTAAAGAGTGTGTAAATCTTTTGTAAAGCTTAAAAACTATTCAGTTTTTTAACATCAAATTCAGTGCAAATTCCTATGCAGTCCTACATTGttaatctgtaatctgtaaaaataaatgaataataaaacaaataaataatgctgtctgtatgtgcttttgtgtgaccaactttgtgttttgttgtgtttcttatctagattttgacctgattaaCTACAGTTTATATATTAGTTTTGACAAACTCTGTTGGTTGTGTCTAGGTGCCGCTGTCCATCTGCTCCCCAGCCTGCCCGAGAGGCCACAAGAAGCTGCTGACAGGGCAACACGCCTGCTGCTTCGACTGCCAGGCCTGTCCCGCTGCGACATTCCTCAATATAAGTGGTAACAGAAAAAAGCACCAGAAAAATATTCAGACAAAGAAAGAATAGAGAGTAGACAGATGGAAAGGTGCTTCTTGGATGAGATATTTGCTCCATGCAGGACTTTaatttgtacaaattaaaaatgtcatataCCCACTTTTCAGCTCATGACAAAGATGGGAGATTGAGCAGGCCATGCAAAGTTCAGCTTATACAACCACAGCATCATCAGCGGTgctggtgtgtgaatgtgtgaagcaTGTGATGGAGATTAATCTGAAGGCTATCTGAAAGCAAATCCAAACAAAATAGACAGATGTCCCACTCCCACAGTCAGGACAAAGatcacactgacaaacagagAACAGAAGGACAGTTCATCCAGCAATTTTAAAGTCTATGTAATTAtaatttatacttttttatttttcccttttgaGTTCTACTTGGAATCTAGTTGAATGAAATGATCAACACTGCAACGCCGCAGTATTTTGCAGCTGTGGTGTGTGAGTCTGGCCAGCAGGTGGTGCTGAGTACCCATGCTATGTCATGATGCAGTTACCAAATGGGTGCAAAACCCCTTTTTGAAATGGGTCACTGTGCCTAACAACATGTAACAAATGCCTaaaaaatgctgctgtgtggtttCTCTTCAAGACCATAACATGTTATCTTGATGACTCACTGTTAAATTCTGCTTGGACCAACACCCAGCTGTAGTGGGAAAATGCAACACATTCCACCAGCCCAGCTTTTACATCCcagttttctcttcatttcaatGCTGCTTCTCTTCCTCAGAATCCACCACATGCCAGCCGTGCCTGCTGGAGCAGTGGGCTCCCCCGAGCAGCGAGCAGTGTCTGAACAGGACCGTCCTGCTGCTCGCCTGGGACGCCCCCCTCTCCATCGCCCTGTTATTCTTTCTGGCCACGTGTCTTCTCATGACCTCTATCTCTGCAATAATCCTCCTGCTCAACCTGAACACGCCCGTGGCCAAGTCTGCCGGAGGCCGCACCTGCCTCCTGATGCTGGCAGCCCTGACTGTCGCTGCCATGAGCTCTTTGTGCCATTTTGGCCAGCCGTCTCCTCTGGCCTGCATCCTCAAGCAGCCTCTATTCATCTTCAGCTTCACTGTGTGCCTGGCCTGCATCACGGTGCGCTCCCTCCAGGTCGTCtgcatttttaaattttcatcCAAGCTGCCGCCGGCCTATGACAGGTGGGCCAAAAAACACGGGCCAGAGTTTACCATTTTCCTGGCGTCCATCATCATAATGCTCATATCTGTGCTCCGGGTGGCCGCCAACACTCCCAAGCCATCCCAGGATCTCGACTTCTACAAGGACAGCATCGTGTTGGAGTGCAGTAACACCCTCTCACCTGGCGCAGGCCTCGAGCTCGCGTATGTGTCAGCGCTCAGCGTCCTCTGCTTCGCTTTCAGCTACATGGGCAAAGACCTGCCAGCCAATTACAACGAGGC
Encoded here:
- the tas1r1 gene encoding taste receptor type 1 member 1, whose translation is MGMSAAVFLSLGWLMLQLADGELDYISQGHGMRLQGNFSIAGLFPLHYTDRSSARFPALGPCDKGKPNQHGFHLMQAMRFAVEEINNNTGPQPLLPGVKLGYQLYDICSVPASILATLDLLEQQYQSPSTSGTDDPNYNNSQMAVAVIGPDSSSKSFTPAALLGAYLVPQISYEASNEMLSNKFLYPAFLRTIPSDKNQVAAMIQLLVHFNWTWIALLGSDNAYGLEGMQSLSQQAPRHGICIAYQGIIPSYRADTVQTMRNMVESILTTKVNTVVVFSSKSKLRGFFPFVVERNVTGKVWIGTEDWSVSSLISGITGIHTIGTVLGVSIKYAAISGFEEFERKVVEASNQHSDDIGPMSLGNDCLQSTDLYSLARQSFPLEKYDITSSFNVYKAVYAVAHALHQALGCDSGACQRRRVYPWELLSWLKLVRFSLGNTSVYFDRNGDPPTGYDIVSWVWRGTNWSLREVGSFSPDPIMLTVDADQIEWHDTGDSRPVPLSICSPACPRGHKKLLTGQHACCFDCQACPAATFLNISESTTCQPCLLEQWAPPSSEQCLNRTVLLLAWDAPLSIALLFFLATCLLMTSISAIILLLNLNTPVAKSAGGRTCLLMLAALTVAAMSSLCHFGQPSPLACILKQPLFIFSFTVCLACITVRSLQVVCIFKFSSKLPPAYDRWAKKHGPEFTIFLASIIIMLISVLRVAANTPKPSQDLDFYKDSIVLECSNTLSPGAGLELAYVSALSVLCFAFSYMGKDLPANYNEAKCVTFSLMVYMMSWMSFFTVYLISRGPFTMAAHVFATLFSVLAFLGGYFLPKIYIIVLRPQMNTTAHFQNCIQMYTMSKQ